The genomic DNA GTTTTTGGGCTTCATTTTCTACTTCGCCTATTAGTAAAACTTCTCCCCAAAACGATTCTACATCAATGTCGAAATTGCTTAGATTTTTTGAATTTACGATTTTTGTTTGGATTTTTGTTTTTATGATTTTATCTTTGAGGATAGAATAAATTCCTCTTTCATCATTTGATAGGCTATATGCACTATAAACTGTGTTTGCATTCATTCCAGCTGCTACGCCGATACAGCCACAAAACATAAAAGCCAGCAAGGTCAAAAATATAATTTTTTTCATTTTGGTTATTTATGTAAAATTTGAGTTTTGTTTATTGTAACCAAGAGGAGCTTAAAACTTAGAATTTGGGCTATATTCAACTTGAATTTATATAAAATTTGTTAGAATCTTAACTTAGTATTTTGTTTTTATTGGAGAGTAAAACGACCTGGTGGCGTTCTAGGACTTCAAATCCTGTGGCGGGGCGGTTGACCGTTTCGCGGGGTGTTCGATTCACTCACTCTCTCGCCAAATGATTTTGTAAGTAATTTTTATAGGTAAGGTTTTATGAAAGTTGATAAGATCCGCGATTCGTTTTCTTCTGGTCTTTTAAAAAGAGCCTACCTAATCTCTATAATATCTATATTTGCTATAGTTTTTTTACTCTTTTTTGTATTTTCAAGCAAGGTAGAAAAGCTAGAAGATGAGCTAAAAGCAAATAATTTATACTATATGACAAATGTCATAAATCAGATAAATTACGTATATCATGATCTATCAGTTATTTCTCAAGAGGATTTGTTGGCTTATAAATTTGAAGAGATAGTAGCTAAAAACGGTGCTGTGATGTCTATATATCTCATAAATGATAAGCTTGATATTTTGGCTTCCATAAACCATTCTGGAAACAAACTAGATAAATTCCAAATCGAACATCATAAAAAAGAATTTGAGAGCAAAGACACTTTTATATCTAAATTTTATTATTACAATGATGATATAAGCTTTTATATTTATATCCCTACTACAAATAATAAAGCATTTATAGTCGAAATGGATGCCAAAGAACTTGTCAAAAATATGCTTGCATACTCGAAGCGAAAAAACGGATTTTTGATAGATAGCGATGGATTTATGCTTCCTGGAGATAAGGGCTATAGCGTATATGACGACTTTGATTTGGATATTTTATGGAAAACAACAAAACATAGCATAGCCATAACCACAAAAAATGATCGCTTTTGCTTTTATCATATATATTTTAATGAAGCTTTAAATTTAGGAATTGTTTCTAGAAAGTCGGTTTTTGAGTTTTTTAGCACTGATTTAGCGTTGATAACTTGCTTGTTTTTGATTTTGGCTTTGGTGTGTTTTATAGTTTTGGATCTATTTTTGTTTTTCAAATACAGGATTATCGCTCAAGTCGATGGGCTTCAAAAGCTACTAAATGGGCTAAAAATAGGAGAAATCCCAGCAAAGGTCATCAACTACGACCAAAAATTTTCAAATATAAGCAATAATATTTTAAATTTATATCTAAATCAAGTTATAGCGAAAAATGATCTAAGAGATTATAAAGGTCAATACTCTTTAATCTTCCAAAAAAGCAATATCAATATACTTTTTGTCGATGCAAAAAATGGAAATATTATAGATGCCAGCCAAGCAGCCATTGACTTTTATGGATATGAAAAAACAGAACTTATAGCTATGAATATCTTTGACTTGCAAATCACAAATCAATATGATGAATCGTACAATAAAATTTCATCAGTTTATGGATGTGATAGCATTGTTTGCAATCATAGATTGTCAAATGGAGATATTAGAATAGTTAGAATTTCTAGCACTATCATTACTACAAATTTTAACAGTTTTTACTTTATGATCGTTTGGGATATAACAGATGAGCAAAAGAAAATAGACAATATCAATAGCGAAAAAGTATTTTTGGAGTTAAGTCCGATTTTGATAGTGTCATTTGAGCTAGATGATATCTGGAAAGTAGTGCAGATCTCAAACAACGTCCAAAGCATACTTGGATACAAACTTGAAGATATTTTGCTTACTAAATTTAGCTTTAAAACCTTAATACATGATGATGATATATCTGCTATATTAAGAGATGTTACGCATAGGGCTAAGCTTGTGGGGACTTCTTATGAGAGCGATACTGAGTTTGATAGGTTGTGCCGTGTTAAGATGGCAAATGGTAAATTTGAGTGGTTTAAGATATTTATCAAAATATTTAAAACCGAGACTTCTACGACAGCTACTATTTTTATGTTTAAAAATACAGAGCAAAAGGTCATGGAAGACATCTATAAAGAAAGAATCAACAAATACCAAAATCTACTTCTAAGTACATCTTCAATGCCTTGGGATTATGACTGCAAGACTCAAATTTTGACATTTTCACATAGTCTTGCTTTGCTTCTTGGATATGATGGTTTAAATGAGCTTGGAGTTGTTACTTATCCAAATTTATCAAAAGTTATACACAAAAATGATTTGATAAAACTAGATAATGCCTATGAAAGTTATGTAAATGGACTGAGTGATAACTTTTTTGTGGAGCTTAGATTTATCAAAAAAGACGGAGAGCCAATCTGGATACAGATAAAAGGAAGAGCGATATCTAAAGACATAAATGGTGTACCTGTGCAGCTTTGTGGTATGTTAGAAGATATCAGCAAAAAAATTGAATCAAGATCTCAGATAAAACTCATCGCAAATATCTTTTCATACGCAAGAGAAGGTATAGTTATAACCGCTTTGGATGGAACAATTATAGATATAAATGATTCATTTACTCATATAACTGGATATGCCAAAGAAGATGTCGTAGGCAGAACCCCAAGCATACTAAAATCAAATAGGCACGATGGTGCTTTTTATAAAAAAATGTGGGATGATATCCAAGATATTGGTTTTTGGCATGGTGAAATTTGGAATAGAAGAAAAAATGGAGAGATATATCCAGAAATACTAACTATAAGTTCTGTAAGAGGCGAAGATGACGAGCCATTGCACTATATAGCGATATTTTCAGATATGACTAGAAGCAAAGACAATGAAGAAAAACTAAGAAAAATAGCCCATTACGATACGCTTACAAAGGTGCCAAATAGATTTTTGGCATTAGAATATTTAAAAGATTTTATGGATAACGCAGACAAAACTCAGCGTAAATTTGCTTTAGCTTACATAGATCTTGATGGATTTAAAATAGCAAACGATATTTACGGTCATCACTGTGGCGATGCCGTGCTTGTCAAGATGACAAATTTCATTAAAGATGCATTAAGACCTAATGATATATTGGCTAGATTTGGTGGAGATGAGTTTGTCATCATCATAAATGACGTGGAAAACCAAGCAGAATTTACTAGCCTACTAGATTCTATTATAATTGCTGCTAGCAATGAAATAGTAGTAGGCAGCAATAAAATCGCACTGAGTGCTAGCATGGGCGTGACCATTTATCCTCAAACAACAAATCTTAGTATAAATGACTTATTAAAGCAAGCAGATTGGGCTATGTACCATGCTAAACTTGCTGGTAAAAATCGTTATTATATATTTGACACACAAAAAGATATGTTGTTTGATTATTACAACGATCTTTTGATATCTAGTGATAAATTTGAAGATAATGAGTTTATTCCTATGTATCAGCCTATAATAGATGTGGGGCTTGGAGCTATTACTAGTTTTGAGCTGCTAGTCAGATGGAAACATCCAGTCAAAGGCATTATGCTTCCGCTTGACTTTTTAAATATTCTTAGAAATAAAAAGTGGTTTAATGAGTTTAGTATATGGGTTATTAAAAATGCAATAAATGCTATAAATTCTCTTCCAAACTCAGATATCAAATTTAGCGTCAATGTGCCGTTTTATCAGCTGATGAATGATGAATTTTATGCTAAATTTGAAGAGCTTTATGTAGACATGGCGCCTTTTTCTAGATTAGTCATCGAGATTACTGATACACCATTAGCTCAGTATCCAGATATTAAGCCAGGCATCTTTGATAGGTATAAAAAATTTGGTATTGATTTTGTATTTGATGATTTTGATGCAAACACAGCAGTTGTGAATATTTTAAGAGATATTCCAGCTTCTAGATATAAGATAAGTAAGTCTTATGCGACCACGCTTTTAACAGATGTAAAAAATATAGAAATAATCAAAAATATACTATGCTTGTGTAATGCCTTTGGCAAAATAGCCATACTAAAAGGTATAGAAAATAATTATATCTATAAGATAGCAACAGATCTTGGATTTAAGCGAATTCAAGGCAACTTTATATCTAAGCCAGTCCTCAGCCAAGACATAAAAGCAGTTATGGAAGATATAGTTGTGCAAAAAGTTAATGAGCCAAAAGAGGATAGATCAAGCTACTATGAATTTCTAGTATTTCAGATGGTTTGCATAACAAAAATTACTATTTCTATAGATAACAATAACTCTTTATTATTTGATTATACGGAATATATAAAAAAATATAAGGAATATTTGGATAAAATAGTTGCTGTTCCAAAATGTTGTGAAGATGTAAAAAATATCATTGATAGATTGCATAATGAAGAACTTGATAAGCCAATAAAAGATAGTTTATTAGCAGAGCTAGAAAGCAAAAGGCTTTGCATTTTAAATAGTATAGATGGAGATTAGATTGAATTATACTGATAAAGTTGTATATGAGCATGAGATTCCAGACGGCTCGAAGCTCTATTTTGGAGATAGTGCTAGGCTTAAAAGAGAGATAGAAAATAAAGCCAGTTCAATTCTTTTGAAGAATGGTTTTAGCGAGATTATTACGCCTTATTTTAGCTATCATCAGCACCTTAGTGTTGATCCTATAAAGCTAGTTAGGTTTTCTGATAGAAACAATCACGAAATAAGCCTAAGAGCTGATAGCACTGTCGATGTGGTTCGCATTGCAACACGTCGCATAAAAGATACAAGCACTAAAAAGTGGTTTTATATCCAACCAGTTTTTAAATATCCAAGCACAGAAGTTTATCAAATAGGCACAGAAATCCTAGATAGCGACAATCTTTTAGAGTGTATGAATATAGCAAAAGAGCTGTTTGATGAGTTAAAAATAGAGCCTTATTTGCAAATAAGCAATATAGAAATTCCAAAAATTATTTGCAAGCTTCTAAATTTACCAATTGATGTTTTTGAAAATGGTAGAATAGAGGTTATTTTAGGTCAAAATTTAGAGTGGTTAAACAAACTAGCTACAATAAAAGACGCAAAAGATATTGATGAGGTTATCTCTATAGTACCAAACGAGCTAAAAGAGCCACTTGTTTTGCTTAAAAATTTAGCTGACTCTTTTGAATGGAAAAATAAAGTCTACGCACCACTTTATTACTCTAAAATGCGCTATTATGATAAGCTATTTTTTAGATTTTTGAGTGGAAATTCTATTTTAAGCGGCGGTGGAAGCTATGAGATAGATGGTAGGATTTGTGTTGGTTTTGCTATTTTTAGTGACGCTCTAATCGAAAAATTAAGTAAATAATAAAAGGATGATATTATGAAAAAGGCAGATTTAATAGTTGGAGTTCAATGGGGAGATGAGGGCAAAGGCAAGATAGTTGATATGCTTTCGCAAAATTATGATGTAGTTTGTAGAAGTGGTGGCGGACACAATGCCGGTCATACTATTTGGGTAGATGGCATAAGATATGCTTTACACCTTGTTCCAAGCGGAATTTTGCATAAAAATATTATAAACATAATAGGAAATGGCGTCGTTGTAAGCCCTGAAGTTTTGATAACTGAAATGGCACAATTTGACGGACTTGAAGGAAGATTTTTTATAAGCGATAGAGCTCATCTAAATTTAGCCCACCATTCGCTAATAGATCAAGCAAAAGAGAGATTAAAAGGTGATAAAGCCATAGGAACAACTGGAAAAGGCATAGGGCCAGCATACGCAGATAAGATCAGTAGAAGCGGTCACAGAGTAGGCGAGCTTTTAAATCCAGAGTTGTTGTGCGAAAATTTGATGAAAGACTTTGAAGAAAATAAAAAATATTTTGAAGCCTTGGGCGTTCAAATTCCTCAAAAAGATAGTATTTTGGCTGATTTAACAAGATTTAGAGATGTTTTATCTCCATATATCACAAATACAACTGAGCTTCTATGGAATGCAATGGATAATGACAAAAAAGTCTTGCTTGAAGGAGCTCAAGGAACACTTCTTGATATAGATCACGGTACATATCCTTATGTGACTAGCTCAAACACTATTTCAGCTGGAGCTTGTACTGGTCTTGGACTAAGCCCAAAAAGCATAGGCGAAGTAATCGGTATCATTAAAGCTTATTCTACAAGAGTAGGAAATGGCGCATTCCCTACTGAAGATATGGGAAGCGATGGCGATAAGATGTGTGATATTGGCAAAGAGTTTGGCACGACAACTGGCAGAAGAAGAAGATGTGGTTGGTTTGACGCTGTTGGTGTAAAATACGCTTCAAGACTAAATGGAGTTGATACTTACGCACTTATGAAACTTGATGTTTTAGACGGCTTTGAGAAAGTTAAAATTTGCAAAGCTTATAAGTACAAAGGCGAGAGCATAAACTACTTCCCAGCTGATCTTGAAAACGTAACTCCAGTATATGAAGAGATGGATGGATGGGATAGCATAAGTGGTATCAAAAAATATGAAGATTTGCCACTAAATGCTAGAAAATACATAGAAAGAATAGAAGAGCTAACTGGCGTTAAAATCGGCTTTATATCAACTAGCCCAGAAAGAAACGATACTATTATTAGATGAATACCAAATTTAGCCCTATCATCAAAGTAAGAAAACAAAATATCGACAAGATAGAGATAAATCTTGCTAGATGTAGGGCATTAAAAAATGAGCTACAAGAGTCGCTAAAAATGGCGACCGCAGCTCTTGAGAGTTATAAATTTCCAAAAGGCGGCAATGCAAACACAATCAAAATAAGCCTAGAAGAGCAACGTCTTTTAAGAGAGCAAAAAGATAGCATATCTGAAAAACTAAGCTTAAACCAAAAAGAAATTTCTCACTATGAGTTTCAGCACAAAAAGGCTTATATAGAGCTCGAAAAAATAAAATATCTACACAACGAAGAGATAAAAAAATATATCCAAGCAGTCAAAAAACTAGAAGCCTCAAATCTCGATGAGATAGCAGTCCAAAGATACTCTTTTATGAAAGACGAACAATGAAATTTGTATTTATATTTGTATTTTGTTTTGTAAATTTGATGGCAAATGATTGGAATGCTATATATGAAGCAAAAAAAGATGAAATACAAAGAGAGTTTGAAAAAATCGATAGCGCAAGACAAGAGTTAGAAGCTTACAGAGCTGCTACCAAATCGCTTTTTGACAAAAGAGAAGCCGATGTCTTGAAAAAAGAGGCTGACATAAATAAAACGCTAGAAGAGATAAGCAAAAAAGAAGATAGCATAAAAGAGCTTTTAGCAAAAAATGAGCAAATTTTAGCTGAGCTTAAAACCATAACCACTGATAAAGTTTTGCAAGTCTATGAAAAGATGAAAGACGCCCCAGCAGCAAGCATAATAAGCGGCTTGCCAAGACAGGACGCCGCAAAGATACTCTACTCACTCCCACCTAAAAAAATATCATCAATACTATCAAAAATGGATCCAGCCATCGCAGCTGAGATAACAGAAATCCTAAGAAAAGATGAGCTTTTTAGCGATAATAACGCAACCAAATAAATTTATCTCACAATCATATTTAAAAATTTCAAAATAATTGGCTTAAAAGATTTAAATGTCACACCGATTTAACTCTTTTTTACATTTTTTTAGCTAAAATTGTCACAAAATAATGAAAGGTTGTTTATGCGTATAAAATTACCACATGCTCCATACATAGCAAGAAAAGTAGGACTTGATCTTTATAACTGTGGTTTTGTTACATTTAGTGCTGGCATAGAGCCGGTTGCTTTGGTCGTTAAAGATATTTTAGAAACTGATATAAACAAAGAAAAAGCACTAGAAGAAAAAGTAAAAGCAGTTTTAGAGCAAAATGAAAATGAGATGGATTTTATGCAAGTTGATAGAAAAAATATGTTTTGGCTTATCAAGAAAAAACTTGCAAAAGAATTTGACGTGATTTTATCTTATGAAGATCGCTACAGCCACGTCGCACACGAGATTTTAGAGCAAATTTGGAAAAAAAGCTTGATTGATTATAGCGTATCTGAAAACCGCGTTAAAAATGTAATTTATAACTCTATAGAAAACTACCTAAAAACCTATGAAGCCATAGAAGATACAGTAGTTGATAAGCTTGATAATTACAAAAGAAAGCTAATCCCAGGCACCGAAGAATACGATTTGATTTTTGAAAAATTATATGAAGAAGAGCTACACAAAAAAGGAATGATTTAATGAAGGCATATATTTATCTTGAAAATGGTGTTTATTTAGAAGCAAAGGCATTTGGCAAAAGCGGAAGTGCTTTTGGAGAGCTTGTTTTTAACACATCGTTAACTGGCTATGAAGAGATTATCACAGATCCTAGCTACGCTGGACAGTTTATAGTTTTTACAATGCCTGAAATCGGTATAGTTGGTATAAATGACGACGACCAAGAGAGTGCTAAAATACACGCTAGTGGTATTTTCATAAGAAATTTTAATGAAAATCCTAGTAATTTTAGAAGTCAAAAGAGCTTAGAGCAGTTTTTTTATGATCAAGGTAAATTTGGCGTTTATGATATCGACACAAGGTATCTTACAAAGATGCTAAGAGATAGTGGAAATATGCGTGTTTTTGTATCTACTGAGATAAGTGATAAAGAGGTTTTAAAGCACGAGCTTGAAAATAGTGCAAAAATAGAAGAGATAAACTATGTGAGCATTGTCAGCACAAGAAAACCTTATAATCACGAAAAAAACTCTTGGAAACCAGAGAAAATGAGCTATGGAAATGTAAAATCTATAGGCAAAAAAGTAGCCGTCATAGACTATGGCGTAAAGAGAAATATACTAAATGAGCTTTGTGAAGCTGGACTTGAAGTAGAGATCTATCCTCATGATGTCAAAGCCGAGTTTTTGATAGATAAATTTAAAAAAGGCGAGATAAACGGAGTGTTTTTGAGCAATGGTCCAGGCGAGCCAAGAATGCTTGTAAATGAGATAAATGAAATCAAAAAGCTGATAGCTGCTGATATTCCGATGTTTGGAATCTGTCTTGGACATCAGTTGCTTTCAAATGCTTATGGATATGAGACTTACAAGCTTAAATTTGGCCAACATGGAGCAAATCATCCGGTGTTAAATTTAGAAACCAAAAGCGTAGAAATAACAGCTCAAAACCATAATTATAATGTCCCAGAAAGCATCTGCGAAGTAGCTACTGTGACTCATAGAAATCTATTTGATAATACAATCGAAGGCGTGAGATATCATGGTGGAAAAGTATTTTCAGTCCAACACCACCCAGAAGCTAGCAGCGGTCCAAACGAAAGCAAATATATATTTAAGAAATTTATAGAAATATTATAATGGAATTTGCAACTATATTTAGCGTTATTAGCGTCGCTTTTTTATCTAGCATATCTCATTGTCTTGGGATGTGCGGTGGATTTGTGGTCGCTTGTAATGCTAAACTTGCAAAAAAACCTGTAGCTCAAATTTGGCTTTATAATATCAGCTATCATATAAGCAGAATTCTAGCTTACGTGGTGCTTGGTATTTTATTTGGGCTTTTTGGCTCATTTGTCATAGCAAGCGTAATTCTAAAGGGATACGTGTTTTTCGCTATTGGTCTATTTATGGTGGTTTTAGGGGTGGCTTTGATAAAAAGAGGAACTCTTTTAAAATTTATAGAAAATGACAAAATATCACAAAAATTTATAATGCCTAAATTTAAAAATCTCATACAAAAAGACGGCATATTGGCGTTTATGCTGCTTGGGTTTTTAAATGGCCTTTTACCTTGTGGGGTGGTTTATTATTTTTTAGCACTTTCACTTAGTGCTGGAAGTATCGCAAATGGAGCTTTGGTTATGGCGGCATTTGGTGTCTCGACACTTCCTGCGATGCTTGGTTTTAGCGGACTTGTAAATTTGATAAGTGGGGAGCTAAAATCAAAGATGAACTATATCTCAGCCGGTATTATAATGCTTTATGGTATATATTTGGCATATTTAGGATTTATGGCTATAAAATGATAAATTTGAGTGTAAAGTTAAAACAATACCAAGATGCTATAGATAAGAGCAATATCGTTTCAAAAACAGATATAGAAGGCTATATAACTTTTGTGAATGATGAGTTTTGCAAGATTAGTGGATATAGTAGAGAAGAACTTATCGGAAAACCTCACAACATAGTGCGCCATCCAGATGTCCCAAGTGAAAATTTCAAGATACTTTGGAAGACAATTCTTGCAAAAAAAGTCCATAAAGGTATAGTCAAAAATAGAGCCAAAGATGGAAGCTCATTTTATTTAAATACCACGATTATTCCGATACTTGATGAGAATGGGGATATAGAAGAATTTGTCGCTATCAGGCACAATGTCACTGAGGTCGTTTTGCTAAATGAGAGGCTTTTAAAAACTCAAAATGAGCTA from Campylobacter iguaniorum includes the following:
- a CDS encoding diguanylate cyclase domain-containing protein — protein: MKVDKIRDSFSSGLLKRAYLISIISIFAIVFLLFFVFSSKVEKLEDELKANNLYYMTNVINQINYVYHDLSVISQEDLLAYKFEEIVAKNGAVMSIYLINDKLDILASINHSGNKLDKFQIEHHKKEFESKDTFISKFYYYNDDISFYIYIPTTNNKAFIVEMDAKELVKNMLAYSKRKNGFLIDSDGFMLPGDKGYSVYDDFDLDILWKTTKHSIAITTKNDRFCFYHIYFNEALNLGIVSRKSVFEFFSTDLALITCLFLILALVCFIVLDLFLFFKYRIIAQVDGLQKLLNGLKIGEIPAKVINYDQKFSNISNNILNLYLNQVIAKNDLRDYKGQYSLIFQKSNINILFVDAKNGNIIDASQAAIDFYGYEKTELIAMNIFDLQITNQYDESYNKISSVYGCDSIVCNHRLSNGDIRIVRISSTIITTNFNSFYFMIVWDITDEQKKIDNINSEKVFLELSPILIVSFELDDIWKVVQISNNVQSILGYKLEDILLTKFSFKTLIHDDDISAILRDVTHRAKLVGTSYESDTEFDRLCRVKMANGKFEWFKIFIKIFKTETSTTATIFMFKNTEQKVMEDIYKERINKYQNLLLSTSSMPWDYDCKTQILTFSHSLALLLGYDGLNELGVVTYPNLSKVIHKNDLIKLDNAYESYVNGLSDNFFVELRFIKKDGEPIWIQIKGRAISKDINGVPVQLCGMLEDISKKIESRSQIKLIANIFSYAREGIVITALDGTIIDINDSFTHITGYAKEDVVGRTPSILKSNRHDGAFYKKMWDDIQDIGFWHGEIWNRRKNGEIYPEILTISSVRGEDDEPLHYIAIFSDMTRSKDNEEKLRKIAHYDTLTKVPNRFLALEYLKDFMDNADKTQRKFALAYIDLDGFKIANDIYGHHCGDAVLVKMTNFIKDALRPNDILARFGGDEFVIIINDVENQAEFTSLLDSIIIAASNEIVVGSNKIALSASMGVTIYPQTTNLSINDLLKQADWAMYHAKLAGKNRYYIFDTQKDMLFDYYNDLLISSDKFEDNEFIPMYQPIIDVGLGAITSFELLVRWKHPVKGIMLPLDFLNILRNKKWFNEFSIWVIKNAINAINSLPNSDIKFSVNVPFYQLMNDEFYAKFEELYVDMAPFSRLVIEITDTPLAQYPDIKPGIFDRYKKFGIDFVFDDFDANTAVVNILRDIPASRYKISKSYATTLLTDVKNIEIIKNILCLCNAFGKIAILKGIENNYIYKIATDLGFKRIQGNFISKPVLSQDIKAVMEDIVVQKVNEPKEDRSSYYEFLVFQMVCITKITISIDNNNSLLFDYTEYIKKYKEYLDKIVAVPKCCEDVKNIIDRLHNEELDKPIKDSLLAELESKRLCILNSIDGD
- a CDS encoding sulfite exporter TauE/SafE family protein — protein: MEFATIFSVISVAFLSSISHCLGMCGGFVVACNAKLAKKPVAQIWLYNISYHISRILAYVVLGILFGLFGSFVIASVILKGYVFFAIGLFMVVLGVALIKRGTLLKFIENDKISQKFIMPKFKNLIQKDGILAFMLLGFLNGLLPCGVVYYFLALSLSAGSIANGALVMAAFGVSTLPAMLGFSGLVNLISGELKSKMNYISAGIIMLYGIYLAYLGFMAIK
- a CDS encoding MotE family protein; protein product: MKFVFIFVFCFVNLMANDWNAIYEAKKDEIQREFEKIDSARQELEAYRAATKSLFDKREADVLKKEADINKTLEEISKKEDSIKELLAKNEQILAELKTITTDKVLQVYEKMKDAPAASIISGLPRQDAAKILYSLPPKKISSILSKMDPAIAAEITEILRKDELFSDNNATK
- a CDS encoding adenylosuccinate synthase: MKKADLIVGVQWGDEGKGKIVDMLSQNYDVVCRSGGGHNAGHTIWVDGIRYALHLVPSGILHKNIINIIGNGVVVSPEVLITEMAQFDGLEGRFFISDRAHLNLAHHSLIDQAKERLKGDKAIGTTGKGIGPAYADKISRSGHRVGELLNPELLCENLMKDFEENKKYFEALGVQIPQKDSILADLTRFRDVLSPYITNTTELLWNAMDNDKKVLLEGAQGTLLDIDHGTYPYVTSSNTISAGACTGLGLSPKSIGEVIGIIKAYSTRVGNGAFPTEDMGSDGDKMCDIGKEFGTTTGRRRRCGWFDAVGVKYASRLNGVDTYALMKLDVLDGFEKVKICKAYKYKGESINYFPADLENVTPVYEEMDGWDSISGIKKYEDLPLNARKYIERIEELTGVKIGFISTSPERNDTIIR
- a CDS encoding DUF507 family protein: MRIKLPHAPYIARKVGLDLYNCGFVTFSAGIEPVALVVKDILETDINKEKALEEKVKAVLEQNENEMDFMQVDRKNMFWLIKKKLAKEFDVILSYEDRYSHVAHEILEQIWKKSLIDYSVSENRVKNVIYNSIENYLKTYEAIEDTVVDKLDNYKRKLIPGTEEYDLIFEKLYEEELHKKGMI
- a CDS encoding ATP phosphoribosyltransferase regulatory subunit, whose protein sequence is MNYTDKVVYEHEIPDGSKLYFGDSARLKREIENKASSILLKNGFSEIITPYFSYHQHLSVDPIKLVRFSDRNNHEISLRADSTVDVVRIATRRIKDTSTKKWFYIQPVFKYPSTEVYQIGTEILDSDNLLECMNIAKELFDELKIEPYLQISNIEIPKIICKLLNLPIDVFENGRIEVILGQNLEWLNKLATIKDAKDIDEVISIVPNELKEPLVLLKNLADSFEWKNKVYAPLYYSKMRYYDKLFFRFLSGNSILSGGGSYEIDGRICVGFAIFSDALIEKLSK
- a CDS encoding flagellar export protein FliJ; translation: MNTKFSPIIKVRKQNIDKIEINLARCRALKNELQESLKMATAALESYKFPKGGNANTIKISLEEQRLLREQKDSISEKLSLNQKEISHYEFQHKKAYIELEKIKYLHNEEIKKYIQAVKKLEASNLDEIAVQRYSFMKDEQ
- the carA gene encoding glutamine-hydrolyzing carbamoyl-phosphate synthase small subunit produces the protein MKAYIYLENGVYLEAKAFGKSGSAFGELVFNTSLTGYEEIITDPSYAGQFIVFTMPEIGIVGINDDDQESAKIHASGIFIRNFNENPSNFRSQKSLEQFFYDQGKFGVYDIDTRYLTKMLRDSGNMRVFVSTEISDKEVLKHELENSAKIEEINYVSIVSTRKPYNHEKNSWKPEKMSYGNVKSIGKKVAVIDYGVKRNILNELCEAGLEVEIYPHDVKAEFLIDKFKKGEINGVFLSNGPGEPRMLVNEINEIKKLIAADIPMFGICLGHQLLSNAYGYETYKLKFGQHGANHPVLNLETKSVEITAQNHNYNVPESICEVATVTHRNLFDNTIEGVRYHGGKVFSVQHHPEASSGPNESKYIFKKFIEIL